The nucleotide window ccCAACCCAATCCAAACCATTTGACTATTTCTCAAATGGGTAGGTAATGACTGGTTCAAACGGGTAAATGGGTCAACCCGCCGCCATCTTGGGAAATCGTGGACATCATGGCGCCAATTCAAAAAATAGGTCaaaacatgaattttttttttcgagaaatTCTGACACCAGATGGCATTGAAGGACCTGGCTTGACAGAGGACAAATAAAAGGTCAGCACAGGACTCAGGAGTCAGGACACACGTCAGGTGTCAGGTCAAGTCAAGCATTCAAGCTAGTTCAAGTTCACTATCCTCCTCTTATATAAATCGCTACATCTACATGCGTGTGGCGGCCTGGGCCTGGCAGCCTATCTCGGCGTGTCAGCGTCACTGCGTCAAAGCCGTGAACGTCAATGCGTAATTAGTTTCCTATTTCTAGACTAGCAAGTagcaatttaaattttcaagtTCTGTACAAGTCTTTGGAATTGCGAGAATGAGTCTTCATCCCGAGACCGTCGAAGCCCTTGTATGCTTACGGTCTTGGTATGAAGCAGGGTTGGTGGGGGAGGTTGATATTGTCAAACATTACGAAGATGATGTCGATTTTGCTTCGGTCAGGAAGACTACGCGTATCAGACGTTGGAATCTTGCAAGTTGCAATATTGGTTGCTTcgtctttatttgtttttgtttaattcttGCTGGTTGGCAATtacttatttaatttttgcttcgcgaaaacaaaaatataaccGGAAAATGcaattgtttcaaatgaaatacttaatgatttttttatttctttataaatacttaatgatttttaattaatatttccgattatcgagaaaaaaaaggccttgGAAATGACATCGAAACCGGGTTTCGGAACCGGGTAGTGAAACCGGGTGAAACCCGGGTAGCACCCGGATACACAACTTATTCTCAGTAAGCGACGCTAACCACTGCTGCCGCGGCAACACGTACTAACTAGTTATTACGTGTATCACGGTATTTAGCCAATTTCTCCCTAGGATTGAAACAAAACCTTACGATATCctaataatattttcaaattGTAATAGAGGGTTTTGTGGAGCACAACTTGTgctattttcattatttttgatGATGCATTCCTTCATTTATTTGATGACGAAAAAGTTGACAATTTTCAACAATACCCCTCGTTTCAACACAATCTGCCCTACGGCTACCTGACGACGAGAGTCACGTGATTTGTGAAAACGAGAACTAGAAGCTAGAATAGAACAGTCTTATAACTCGTATTGGTAATATAAGTATACGACCCGTTTTCCTTGTTGTGGGCATTACATCAACAAATTATCGATTCTTTGAATATAAATAATGTTGGGAGATGCATCCCTCAGCAAAACGCACAGGGATCCATTAATTGCTAAATGTAAATGCAAGTATTTTGTGGTAATCCGATGTGTTATTGCTCGAAAATAAACGTAAGagagaaaattaaataatacaTACTGTATTATTTTGCAAAAGCCGTGAATTCTTTGCTATTTCAttacaaatttgattttgcaaacaaaaaagtttggtacaaatacagtacccaccaaacgattaggtacacccccgtttttttagtgcattcttatggcgctacgggtctcaggaaaacttaaatatctttttactggtaaggactaattttttttttcttgtttcctttatcagaagagaaagtgctctaaaagttatcttaacatgaaaaaattgtaggagttacacccagggcgctaaagtatcgttcacatgattaggtatACCACTTTTCTCCTCATAAACGCCATattaataccggcgtttccaaaaatataaataaaatacttcaaaacatccttaaattatttttttaatgccgaACGaagcgtttttctttactctattaaaatatagtgcatgtttttgaattatttgaactaaaaaagtGCTTCtctataccccaaagttgttacactcaaaggttttacagagaaaattaagatttgtgcttgcgccaccaggggaactgggatcaatttcaagtgctcagattttttttctttaaacacagcTAGATTATTCGTAGAATTATACTCTTGGTTTAACTGAGTCGATCAGAGTGACGTGACTCTTCACATCTTCATCAGAATAAATAATATCTTTCTTAAAAAGAGAACAAGACCTATCTCTAAAAATGAGAAATGTTTGGACTCTACTTTGTTCATTTATCACGTCACgcattcaaaaatttttatttacttgatGTGGGATAACAGCCAACGATAAAGTTTGCAATTACCGTCAACGTGCAGGGCTTTTGGTTTGATGCCACACGCTTTACAAATCATTATGTAAAGAGACAAAACTTCGGTGTCAATTCTATGCATCATGTACTCGTACTCTCTCTCCCCATACATGGAAAAAATCCAACACTGGAGTCGGAAATGGCGAATCAAATTCTCGGCCCCCAAGTCTAGCCTGATAAGCTTCACGGGGCAAAGAAGACAACAAGTGGAGCCGATGATATTCCTAGACGGTGTGCGCATACCCAACACTAAAGAAGTTAAATACCTTGGAGTCACGTTTGACCAAGGCCTCAGGTGGGAAACCCAGACGGAAATCGCAATTAAAAAAGCACTGGGACTCAAGAACCTTTTCAAGATCCTCACCTACTCAAAACACGGTCCAGGCATTGAGTCACTACGTACCCTCTACATAGCCCTTATGAGAAGCAAGCTAGAATACGGACTAATAGTCTACGGCGCATCCAGCAAATCAAGACAACAAAGGCTAGAAAGAATCCAGAATAGCATCCTGAGGACGATACTAGGGGCACCAGCAACAACCAGTGCCGGATTAACATATCTTGGGGCCCTGGGCAGAGGCACTGGCGGGCCCTACCCTTACAGGCACAATATGCtggaaattttttattatcatatCGTGACCTCGATACTTGAGATTAATAAAATAGTAACACAGCGGAGTAGGGAAAAAGTTTGACTTCTGTATTGTTAAATGCGTAAACTACTTTACGGTAAAAGTTGAAGTTCTTTGTATTCATAGATAAGATTCAAACGGCAGACTGCATACCTTAAAAAGTAATAAATCGTAATAAGATTAAtgtaaaaatggaaaaaaacttattttgcTAAATTACTTACATTATGAAAGTATTTGCTGAATGATATCGTTTGATGTTTACTTCAGTTCATACTGAAGTAAACATCAAATGATATACACCTTTCTAGCTTTTCTTGAGGTAAATTCAGCTATAAGGGTTTCAAAATCAATAGTTTGCAGGAGATCGCATTCAATGCTCAAAAGCGATAAGCAATTAAGACGGTTTTCCGTCATAGGATACCGAAGCTCCAACACCACTCAGAAAAGCTGTTTCCAGTTTGTCCATTTTATTGCTTAAACTCTCAGCTTCGTGACTGGTTGCTCGTTGTTCTTTTTGATCTTCTGCTATCTTGTTGAGGGCTTGTTGTATTTCGGAATAACCATTAAATAAAGCCGTCACGGCATCGGCTCTTGCTGACCAACGAGTATCAGACAAACGTTTGACAACCTTTTTTGTAGGTCCCAGTGCTGTTGTTAAAGTTTCCCATCGGTGAGTCGAGgctgaaaaaaatgtatacaaCCGTTGAAGAAAgccaaaaaaatcaacaacagcCGTTCAGCACTCGGCAGCTCTTGCGCCAACCAAGTTGAGAGAGTGACCCGCACACGGAATGTATACAGCAAACGGACATTTATCTTTAATTCGAGCTTGTAGGCCTGTATATTGGCCAGACATATTGGAAGCATTGTCGTAAGACTGTCCGCGGCAATTTTTAATATCTAagccatgattttttaaaaattccaacaCAGTTTCTGCAAGATATGCTGAGTTGTGAGCAGTGATGGGGACGAACTTTAAAAAACGTTCGGCCGGTTCGTCAGAAAAAACGTAGCGAACAGTGAACGAAAGCTGGTCGATATGACACAGGTCTGGAGTTGAATCAACGCTTATTGTGTAGTACTTTGCGAGTTTTATTTCTTCtaaaatagtatttaaaagCTTCTCGCCCATCATATCATAATTTCTTCACAAATTGTGGACGAGAGGTATGAGGTATTTCCTCTGCCGCAATTTCCATATTTCTTCAAATACTCGCTAAGAAAGGCGTCAAACAGACCTACAAGCTCTAAAATGCCGAGATAATTTCCGTTTATATTTGATCCCAAAGTTTCATTTGCTTCCTCTAAAAGCAAGCCCTCTTGAAGAGATAAATTTGATTACTGCAATAACTCTTCGTAGAACTTCTATCCAATATGATTTCTCATCTTCAAATTATTCGACGAGTTTTGAATTGATAGTGCCCATTTTTCTTGACCTTGCTACATAATCCATCATGCAAGTGCGATGCTCTTCACTCGTTTCATGGCCCGCTATCATTTTATGCACGTGTTTCCAATCATTAAACCCCGATTTGGAAAAAGAATTAGTTTTAGAATTGACTGAACAGAAAAGTTTGCATGCGAAACAATAAACTGATCCTGTTGAAGGGGAATAAAGCAACCATTCCCTATGGACTTTCTCTCCGTTACGCAAAACTCGaaaaaaaacgtttgatgTCAGCATTTTTTAATGTTCTTATTACCGCTAAGGGATTGCTTATAAATACGCGCTGATGCTTTGAACTTGCCGTCGTTGTTTTGGCAGCATGCTGGTCCTTTGGTGACAAAATGATCCCGCAGTTCTTCAGTAATAGGCTCCCATAAAGCTGAgtcgtttgaaaaaaaaactagttgtTGGCAATGAAGTAGTCGAACTTTGAGATAATCCAGAAACCCCATAGAAACCCCATAGAAACCAGAAGAATAACCTTGGCCGGCAGATACCTCATAAGAATCGAGCAAATGCCCGACCACCCGCTGTACGCATCAGCAAGAGAATTTCGACAAACCCCCAGACATGGAAAAACCTAAATGTCCCTGGCCTAAAAATGGCAGCGGGACACATCATGTCAGCAGGGATAGACCTCTCACAAAAGGTACCAATGCTCCCCCAACGCATCGAACCACCGTGGGTTGCCCAACCAATAGAACTGAAATATTTTCCTATGACAAAAATGGAAGCCATATCCAACTCAGCAGCCGCAAAAGCGCTCTTTCACGAACTCAAAAGCAACCTAAGCTCGGCAAGAAAGTCTTACACCGATGGCTCAGCACAACAAGACACAGGGAAAACCACATACATACCGTCTCTAGAAGTTGAGGAAACTGGCACACTGAGGAAAGGCACCTCAATTTTTACGGCTGAAGCACACGCCATCCCCCGGGCTATGGAGATCACCTACGGCCATGATGAATGGACAGAAGAATTAGCCATCCTCACGGACTCCAAGTCAGTGGTGCAAGCGCTGGAGTAACCTAATAATGCAAGCCACCAAATAATACACACCATTATCAGCACAGCAGGAAACCTTAAAAGTGCAGGCACTAGAACAACGATTTACTGGATACCTAGTCATGTAGGTAGCCCAGGCAACGAAAGGGCCGACCAGCTTGCCGCGAAGGAATCCCTGAACCTCATCCCCACCAAGGAAATATGAAACCCTGTTTTCAACAGGGGAGCAAGAAGCAATCCTACGGGAACacctgaagaaaaaaactattaatGAACTCAGACAAGGCAACGACAAGATAAATATTCACCTGAGATCCAGAACTGGCATGCTCAAATGGCACATACACAAATCCAGGCAGGTAACGTAACCCTGTTCATGTTGCGATCAGGACACAACAGACTGGCAGCAAACTTGGCTCGATTCCAAAGTGAACTAGACCCAGCCTGTCCTACTGCAGGGAAAATGAAACTACAACCCATGCCATACTTCGCTGTCCAGCCACTGAGCTGGAGAGAGTAGAGCCGAGTAAAATTCTCACTAAAGAAAAACTGCAGCACAACCTAGAAAACGTACTAGGACTAAACTTTAACTTACCAACAAACATCCAACACGAAATTAGCAATGCTAATTACGCTTACGCTTACGTCTTACGCAATAATGCAATGATTTTTTCGTCACCATCCAGCTGTGACCATTGTTGAAAGTTGCTCTTATCCTAAAACGAAATATCAGTACAATATCGTCACATGCAGCGAAAGAAAATTACGTCAACAGCAGAGAAGTAAGCCCATCCCCAACACTTACAAAATAGCT belongs to Daphnia magna isolate NIES linkage group LG1, ASM2063170v1.1, whole genome shotgun sequence and includes:
- the LOC123470072 gene encoding zinc finger MYM-type protein 1-like, which produces MMGEKLLNTILEEIKLAKYYTISVDSTPDLCHIDQLSFTVRYVFSDEPAERFLKFVPITAHNSAYLAETVLEFLKNHGLDIKNCRGQSYDNASNMSGQYTGLQARIKDKSSTHRWETLTTALGPTKKVVKRLSDTRWSARADAVTALFNGYSEIQQALNKIAEDQKEQRATSHEAESLSNKMDKLETAFLSGVGASVSYDGKPS